CGCGGGCCTTTATAGAGGGACCGGCGCCGGCGCGGCTCATCAGGTATTGACGCCAATTATCGAGAACGCGACAGAGGTCAGGCACTCCGTCAAAGAGAACTATCAGCGGCTTCGAAGTAGCGCCCGGCGAGACCCTGACTCCAATATCTACATTCCCGACATCGGGGCCACTGTTTCAATCAAAGGCGATGCGATCTCATCACTCAGTTTGGATGAACTCACAGAGCGTGTAATCCTGGAGATCGAACGGCGTATCTACGCCCGAGGTTACAGGCAAAGCATTCCGATGGCCTCGGCACAAGGCGCCGGCGAGGAAAGGGCGAAGGCGGCGTGTGTCACTATTCTAAGCAAGCTCAACAAGAGTGGTCACAGCGCCTTGCTCATGCCAATCATCATTATTGGAGTTCTCGCGCTCGCCTTTGGCATACTGTTCATACTGTTTTGCATGGGGTGGGGGAAGGGGGTGGGAACAGGCCTGGTGTTCATCATGGGCGCGTTCCCCGGATCCCTGTTGCTGCGCATAGGCCACCAGTTTTTCTGGAGGGCGGGCGGTTCGAGCACTTTCAAGCCCGCGTCTCACCAGGCCTTCCGGACGATAAGCTCACTCTCGGTTTCTTGCTTTGACATCGCACTCGCGTTTGGGGCGTTGGTTCTGATGATCGGTGTGATAGGAGCGACAATAGCCCGCAAGACACGCCGAAGGATTCCGCCGTTCACCGAACTGAGAACGCAACCCGAAATTGAAGAAGAAACTGTGTAGCACAGACATTCCTGTCTGTGACGTTACTTTCCACAGGCAAGAATGCCTGTGTCACATTCTAACCTCCTGAGTGGACGGCGCCTGACCCCAAATGAAAAACCCGTGGCCTTGGTCGGTCACGGGTTTAACTTTCAAGAGGCTACTATGCTTTTTTCGCGGCCTTCTTCTTCGCGGGCGCCTTTTTCTTTGCTGCCGCCTTCTTCTTCGCGGGCGCTTTCTTCTTCGCGGCCTTCTTTGCCGGCGCGAGTTTCTTCTCGAGATCGGCAAGGTGATCCTCGACGGCTTTGATATCGGACTTCGTCACGATCCCCAGTGAGCTGAGGGTGTCCTTGACAGATTTGCCGATCGCGTCCACGAGCTCTTCGCTCTCTTTCTTGCCCTTCTTTACGAGTTCCTGGACGGTAGCCTCCAGTTTCCTGTCCTGGGCCGTTCCTTTTACCTTGGCCTTTCCGCCTTCGGCCAGCACTTTGCCTTTCTTTATCATGTCATCGACGGAGTTGATGGAATCGTCCTTGACAGACGCGAGGGCGCCGAGAAGGAGATAAGGCATGTCATTGAGCTCCATTTAAACACCTCGTTTCTAACGTTGCCGCAACAGCGTTGTTGCGTTGCACTATTTGATCCGCTTCTCGATGTTAGCGAGCCTCTTGTCGAGCGCCCTGATATCGTTCTTGGTGATAGCCCCCATGTTGTCGAGAATTCTTGTGACCTCTTTGCCGATCGCGTTCAGGAGGTCTTCCCGCTCTTTCTTGCCCTTCTCCACCAGATTCCTGACCGCCTTGTCGGCTGAGACGATACCCTTTCCCGACTTGCCGCTACCGGCCTTGCCCTTCTCGACCAGATCCTCGACGGTCTTCTTGGTTTCTTCCCGAATAGTGCTCATCGCACCAAGCAGAAGATAAGGAACATCCTTTGGCTCCACGGTTCCACCCCCCTTCGACCGTATTTCAAGCAAAAACATTTCGTTGTCTTCTGAGAAGTAATGCAATTATATGTTCACTCCCTTCAATGTCAAGGATTGCCATGCTGTGTTTTGACAGAACTGGCTTTTAGAGGAGTTGCGAAGCGGGTTTCAAATAAGGGAAGCAATCAACTGGAAATACAGAAGATCAGGTGAGATAATAAAGCGGGTAATTGCGGTCGTTGGTTAGTTAACGGATGGACGTGGCGCTCGAAGCTCTTGAAAAGAACAGGAGGGGATTGAAGTGGTCAAGGCGAAGATGAGCCGAAGCGAAGCCGGACGCAAGGGTGGCGAGACTACCAAGAAGAAATATGGCCCCGATTTCTACTCTAAGATTGGGAGTGTTGGAGGCAAGAAAGGTGGCATGACCACCAAGAAGAGATACGGCACCGAGTTCTATCAGAAGATAGGTCGCAAAGGCGGAATGAAATAACGATAGCCATCTTTTGCGACGATGCTCAATTGAGCAAACCTTAATCGCGTTGGTTTAGCCTTACAGGTTCGCTTGCGCAGTAGAGGCAGGAAGCTCATTATGTATTCAAATCTGGACGTTCATAATCGCCTGCAAGAACTCGATATCCCTCACGAATTTTTCAAGTTGCCTGGCCAGGCAAAAAACCTCGAGAGAGCCGCCGCCGCGCTGGGGCTCGAGCTGTGGCAACTGGCGCGCGTGGAGCTCTTTCGCGTGGACGGCCATGTGGTGATGGTTATCGTGCCCGGTGACCGCGAGGTGGACATCGAGAAGCTGAAGGATCTGACAGGCGGAAGTGAAGTAACGCCTGTCGCCGCGGAAGAAGTTTCCTCTCTCACGGGTTACGTCTCGAGCGCGCTTCCACCGGTCGGCCACAAGGTTGAGATGTCATCGTACATCGACTACAACACCCTTCGTGAAGATGTGATATATACTAGCAGTGGTGAGCCAGCTACGATCCTGAAGATAAGGTCTTATGATCTCGTGAGAGCGACAGGAGGAGAAACCGTGGATCTGGTTTCGGCCTCCGAGGAACGGGGTGCTTAAGCAATGAGGTATGGGCGAGTGGTGGAATTGGTAGACACGCAGGGTTCAGGGTCCTGTGCTCGCAAGGGCATGAGGGTTCGAGTCCCTCCTCGCCCACCATTTCCCATGGAAGGCAGCGTAAGCGCCGGCAGGCGTCACGTGGCGGTAGCCGCTAATAGCGCATCCTGGCAAATCACAAGTGAAACTCGTGGCTCGCATAGCGATTTTGTGAGCAAATTCACATCGTCCCCGCCCTCGCGCGGGGCGTGGATTGAAATGAAATGAAGTGAAATGAAACACAGGTATTGAATGGCTCAGTCATCCAGTCCGAGGCCTAGATACTCAACCGGGAAAAGACGGAAAAACGTCCGAGGGAGGCGCCCGACCTCCAGAGGCCCGGTGCCGGCGCGTCGTCGCGGACCCGCGCCAATCCTAATCATCGCGGTGATAGTGGTTCTGCTTGTCTCCTGCTGGATCTTTGGCAGGGGATGTGGCGGCAATCAGGAGGCCGTGGAGAATGAGAAGCTTCACGAGTATAGCGCGGAGGCCCACAAGCTCATAGGGCGCTCTGCCACTGTCGGCGCGCAGTTCCAGGGTTTGCGCACAACCGTCAAAGATCTGTCCCGTGACGATGTCGCGCGAAAGTTGCAGCAGATGGTGGATACGTGCAAGGGAATCGCTCACGATTCTGAGCTTGTAATAGTGCCGGAGAAGGCGAAGAAGCTCCATCCGATTCTGCAGGTGGCGCTGGACATGAGAACCGGTGGGGTGAACGGATACAGCGCTTCAATACTGGACGTCCTCGATAAAAAGAACCTGGATTCCGCCGCGGACGCTATGTCGGCGGGGATGCTTGACCTGGTGGTGAGTGACAGGGCTATGCAGCGATACAGGGGCGGCCTCGAGGAAAAGCTAAAAAGCGCGAAGTTCGGCTTTGAGAAGATCGCTGATTCGATATTCATGCCCAGGACTGACGAGGCGTTGACCTCGAGCGCTCATGAATACATAGACGGGATATCAGGCAAAGAGACGGGCAACGCGCTTCATGGCGTTGCGGTGCTTGGGCTGACAACAACCCCGGCGCGTGTGGACAGTACCGAGTCGGGGATCTCGATCCTTCCTTACTCGAAATCCTTTGTCGTAAAAGTAAGCGTTCAGAACCAGGGAAATCAGGAAGAGCATGACATCCCGGTTGTAGTCACACTGACGCAAGACTCAGGGAGCGCTCCGCAGAAGAAGACGCAAAAGATTACCAGGCTAAAGGCGGGCGAAACCGCGACACTCGTTTTTGAAGATCTCGCGCCGGCGACCGGCAGCGAGAAAGAAAACACGGTAAAAGCAACGGCGGGCCCGGTGCCCAAGGAAAAGAAGACCGACAACAATACGATAGAACTTAACTTCATCATGCGCGCGGAATAGGCGACGATCACTTTCCACTTTTACAACCACGAGTTTATCCATACACAGAAAAAGTGTAACTATTCAGCCATGATCAGGGGTCAGGCAACGTCTACCGCTTCAGCGGTAGACGGTGCCTGACCCCTGGCGTCTACCGCTTTAGCGGTAGACGTGGTAGACGGAAAGGGAGACGTTGCCTGACCCCTGGTTGCGGTAGACGGAAAGGTAGACGGTGCCTGACCCCTGGTTGCGGTCAAGCTGAATAGTTACGAAAAAGTGGAAAGTGACCGACGTGTCAATCGAGTTGCTCTTGCGCCAGGGCTTGCGCTTTCCGGAAGACCTCTTTGATGGGGACGCCTTGCTCGCCGGCGATCCTCGCGCAATCTGAAAACTCCGGCGATACGCTTGTCACACGGCCGCTCTCACGGCCGACCTTCACGCTCACCGTGCCCCATGGGGTTTCCACCTCAACGGCCTCGCGCTCGATCGCCTTTTTCATGACCACGGACGTTCGCAACCCGAAAGTACTCGTCTCCTCGATCAATATCCGTTTGAGCGCGGCGACATCAGCCGGTGAGCAGAGGATGTTGATAACGGTTCCGGGCCGTGTCTTTTTCATCTGAATGGGCGTGAGCCACACATCGTGCGCTCCAGCGTTGAAGAGGCGCTCCATCACGTAGTCATAGAACTCGGGGTTCATGTCGTCGATATTCGTTGAGATGACGTACGCGAGCTGCTCCTGCTCCACGGGGAAGCCAAGCGGTTCGCCCGTGATTATCCGCAACAGATTGGGGACGCCGAGGTCTTTTGTCCCCGCGCCGTACCCCGTTTTAGAAAGAGTCATTGGAGGCATTGTTCCAAATTCGAACGCGAGCGTTTTCACAATAGCCGCTCCTGTAGGCGTCACGATCTCGGTTGGGATGCCACACCCATACGTCGGCGTGTCTCCGAGGATTTCCAGAACCGCGGGCGCCGGTACCGGGATTGACCCGTGCAACGTTTTTATCATTCCGTGCCCGAGAGGCAAGGGGGAAGAGAAGACTTCGTTGATCCCGAGCGCGTGCACACCGTACGCTGTTCCGACGATATCGACGATGGAATCCACTGCTCCGACCTCGTGGAAGTGCACCTGGTCGATTGGCTTATGGTGTATCAATGACTCGGCGCGCGCGATCAGCATGAAGATATCGAGGCTCGTGGTCTTGACCATCTCTGGCAGCTCGCTGTTTTCTATGAGGTCATTGATGCTGTTGAATGTCCGCACGAGTACGTTCTCGGGCGCTGTCACGTTGATCTTTGTCGCGCGGAGTCCGTAGCTCATAACGTCGCGTGATTCGAGCTGGAATTCTTCGAGGCCAAGGGTTTCAAGAATGTCCATCAACTCATCAACGCTCAACCCGAGGTCGATCAGCGCGCCCAACGCCATGTCTCCACTGATGCCGCTAAAACAGTCGAAGTAGGCGACAGTCATTGTTTGGTACTCTCCTTTGCCTGAGAGATCATTCTGTTGATGAGCCCGGCAAGATAACCCGCGCCGAACCCGTTATCGATATTGACGACGCCGACGCCGGCCGCGCACGAGTTCATCATCGTGAGCAACGCGGCGAGACCGCCGAACGAAGCGCCGTACCCGACGCTTGTGGGCACCGCGATAACCGGACAGGAGACCAACCCTCCGACCAGGCTAGCAAGCGCTCCCTCCATCCCGGCGACGACGACTATAGCGTTTGAGCGCTCGAACTCCTCGCGATAGGCAAATAATCTGTGAGCCCCCGCCACGCCGACGTCGTAAAACTGTTTTGCGACAGTTCCCATGATGGACGCGGTTACCCGCGCTTCCTCGGCCACGGGAATGTCGGCGGTTCCAGCGGAGACGATCGACACCACTCCTCTTGCCGCCGTCATCTCGCGCTCGATGGTTATGGCTTTCGCCTCGGGGTGATATACGGCGCGGTCGTCGAGTTCACGGATGAGTCGGTGGACGCCTGGATCCGCGCGGGTCAACAGCAAATTCCCCTCGTTATTCTCCAGGAGCGCCTTCGTTATCTTTGCGATTTGCTCGGGAGTCTTGCGCTCGCAGAATACGACCTCCGCGAAACCCTGGCGCAACTCGCGGTGGTGATCCACTCTGGCGAACTCGAGATCGGTGAAAGAAAGGGAACGCAAGCTCTCCAGGGCTTTTTCCGCGGGAACTTCGCCGGCTTCAACACGCAAGAGCAATTCTTTTATCGAATCTTCGTATGTCATGGGATTGACCACATATTAAACATGCAGATGCGCGCCGCTGAGATCATCGATTCTCGGGCAATACCTCGTTGAGCGAGCCTGTCCTGTAACCGGCAAGATCCACTGTTACATAAGTGAACCCGAGCGCCTTCAGTTTGTCCACCACCCGTTCGCGGACGCCGTCCGAAGCAAGAACAGGAATTCCCGACGGACTTACCTCTATGCGCGCGATACCGGTGTCATAGAAGCGCAGCCGCGCATTTTTCATGCCCATGTCCGAGAGGAACTCCTCGCACTGCTCAATAACGCCAAGCTTCTCGCGGGTGATTTTTTGGCCGTAAGGGATGCGTGTCGCGAGGCACGTCACGCCAGGCGTATTCCACGTGGCAAGCCCAAGTTCCCGGGACAGCGCCCGTATCTCGAACTTGTAGAGCTCCATTTCGAGAAGCGGACTACGGACTGAAAGTTCCGCGACCGCATCCATCCCGGGACGATAATCTCCGACATCGTTCATCTGGCTGCCGTCGAGAACCTCGGAGATTCCCTCGCGAGCCGCGATGTCCACGAGCTTGCTGAATCGAGCGTGCTTGCACAGGTAGCACCGCTCGGGCGGGTTGGATGTGAAGTTGGCGTCAGTCAGCTCGTCCGTCTTGATAGTGATGTGCTCGACCTTGAGCCGGGCCGCCATTTTGGATGTGGCGTCCATCATCGAGCGTGGGTTTAGAGGAGAATCAACTGTCACGGCGAGCAGGTTTTCGCCCAGAACCTCGCTGCCGACGGCAAGCAGGAGAGTGCTGTCGACTCCACCGGAATAGGAGACGAGCGCGCTGCCCATCTCGGCAAGACACTTCTTGAGTCTGAAATACTTTTCTTCGAGATTTGCTTCCATGCGGATATTATACACTTAACTTTTGGGGTCAGGTCTTTTTTAGGGGTCTGGCAACGTCTACCGCGCAGCGGTAGACGTTGCCAGACCCCTGGTTGCGGTAGACGGAGCGGTAGACGGTGCCTGACCCCTCTTAAATGACCCCTCTTAAACTTTAAAAAAAAGACCTGCTCCCAAAAGTTAAGTCGCTTTTCGACTATGTTGTATAATCGGAAACATGGTTGAGAACAACATCACGGCGATAATAGTAGTGCTGGGAGCTTTGTTGCTGCTGGCGCTTGCCGTTATTGTCTATTTGTTTCTGCGCACGAGGCGCATTGATCTGGAGTGCGAGCTGCTTCTTCGAGGGACCGAGGGCGCCAACTTTGTCGAGATCGTCAACGACAGCATCGACCAGACGCATGAGC
The nucleotide sequence above comes from Candidatus Anoxymicrobium japonicum. Encoded proteins:
- a CDS encoding TIGR00268 family protein, with product MEANLEEKYFRLKKCLAEMGSALVSYSGGVDSTLLLAVGSEVLGENLLAVTVDSPLNPRSMMDATSKMAARLKVEHITIKTDELTDANFTSNPPERCYLCKHARFSKLVDIAAREGISEVLDGSQMNDVGDYRPGMDAVAELSVRSPLLEMELYKFEIRALSRELGLATWNTPGVTCLATRIPYGQKITREKLGVIEQCEEFLSDMGMKNARLRFYDTGIARIEVSPSGIPVLASDGVRERVVDKLKALGFTYVTVDLAGYRTGSLNEVLPENR
- a CDS encoding 1-(5-phosphoribosyl)-5-amino-4-imidazole-carboxylate carboxylase — protein: MTYEDSIKELLLRVEAGEVPAEKALESLRSLSFTDLEFARVDHHRELRQGFAEVVFCERKTPEQIAKITKALLENNEGNLLLTRADPGVHRLIRELDDRAVYHPEAKAITIEREMTAARGVVSIVSAGTADIPVAEEARVTASIMGTVAKQFYDVGVAGAHRLFAYREEFERSNAIVVVAGMEGALASLVGGLVSCPVIAVPTSVGYGASFGGLAALLTMMNSCAAGVGVVNIDNGFGAGYLAGLINRMISQAKESTKQ
- a CDS encoding TIGR00299 family protein, encoding MTVAYFDCFSGISGDMALGALIDLGLSVDELMDILETLGLEEFQLESRDVMSYGLRATKINVTAPENVLVRTFNSINDLIENSELPEMVKTTSLDIFMLIARAESLIHHKPIDQVHFHEVGAVDSIVDIVGTAYGVHALGINEVFSSPLPLGHGMIKTLHGSIPVPAPAVLEILGDTPTYGCGIPTEIVTPTGAAIVKTLAFEFGTMPPMTLSKTGYGAGTKDLGVPNLLRIITGEPLGFPVEQEQLAYVISTNIDDMNPEFYDYVMERLFNAGAHDVWLTPIQMKKTRPGTVINILCSPADVAALKRILIEETSTFGLRTSVVMKKAIEREAVEVETPWGTVSVKVGRESGRVTSVSPEFSDCARIAGEQGVPIKEVFRKAQALAQEQLD